From the genome of Vitis riparia cultivar Riparia Gloire de Montpellier isolate 1030 chromosome 2, EGFV_Vit.rip_1.0, whole genome shotgun sequence, one region includes:
- the LOC117905881 gene encoding aspartate aminotransferase, cytoplasmic-like translates to MESQHPDGPVFSNIVHAPEDPILGVIVAYNQDTSLIKLSLGVSAYRTEEGKPLVLNVVRRAEQLLVNDPSRVKEYLPIVGLAVFNKLSTKLIFGADSPAIQENRVAAVQGLSGTGSLRIGAEFLARHYYQHTIYIPVPTWGNHSKIFTMAGLSVKACRYCDPETRGLDFKGLLEDLGAAPTEATVLLHACTHLPLLILSNFHLHHTHVQAHRLPSHSLPLAIPIICWRDVTIFKHFDAKVKGKGLTFEVSRGVAVAVVAAAAMLRLSHIVNDLYMNPISVRDSSHSQ, encoded by the exons ATGGAGTCTCAACACCCAGATGGCCCTGTCTTCTCCAACATCGTTCACGCTCCTGAGGATCCCATTCTTGGGGTCATTGTTGCTTATAACCAGGATACCAGCTTGATCAAGTTGAGTTTGGGTGTGAGTGCTTATCGAACAGAGGAAGGAAAACCTCTTGTTTTGAATGTAGTGAGACGAGCAGAACAGCTGTTGGTTAATGACCCGTCCCGGGTCAAAGAGTATCTTCCCATTGTTGGACTGGCGGTGTTCAATAAATTGAGCACTAAACTCATTTTTGGTGCTGACAGCCCGGCTATCCAAGAAAATAGAGTAGCTGCTGTCCAAGGTTTGTCTGGTACTGGTTCACTGAGAATTGGAGCTGAGTTTCTGGCAAGGCATTACTACCAGCATACAATTTACATTCCAGTGCCCACATGGGGAAACCACTCAAAAATTTTCACCATGGCGGGGTTGTCTGTGAAGGCATGCCGCTACTGTGACCCAGAAACACGTGGGCTAGACTTCAAAGGCCTGTTGGAGGACCTTGGTGCAGCGCCAACAGAAGCAACTGTGCTTCTTCATGCATGTACCCATCTACCACTCCTCATCCTCTCAAACTTTCACTTGCATCATACCCACGTTCAAGCTCACCGCCTTCCTTCACACTCATTGCCTCTAGCGATACCCATA ATATGCTGGAGAGATGTTACCATCTTCAAGCATTTTGATGCTAAAGTCAAGGGCAAGGGTTTAACTTTCGAAGTTAGCCGTGGTGTGGCTGTGGCAGTGGTAGCAGCAGCAGCCATGCTTCGACTTTCTCATATTGTCAATGACCTATACATGAATCCTATCTCTGTTAGGGACTCGTCTCATTCTCAGTAG